From the genome of Pseudoxanthomonas sp.:
ATGGGCCGACTACGGCCGGGTGCTGGTCGGCAACCGCGATTCGTGGCGCTTCATGCTGTTCTACGCGATCACCTTCGGCGGCTTCTCCGGTTTTGCCAGCGCGCTGCCGGGTTACTTCCATGACCGGTTCGACTTCGATGCGCGCAGTGCCGGATGGGCCACCGCCGCCTGCGTGCTGGCGGGTTCGATGATGCGTCCGCTTGGCGGGATGATCGCCGACCGCATCGGCGGCACGCGCTCGCTGCTGGGGGTCTATCTGCTGGTCGCGTTGCTGGTGCTGGTCGCCGGTGCCGGTGTGGGCGGGGCGCAGGTTTCGCTGCTGTTGTTCGTGCTGACCCTGTTGTGCCTGGGGGCTGGCAACGGTGCGGTGTTCCAACTGGTGCCGCAGCGCTTCGGCAGCGAGATCGGGGTGATGACCGGGTTGATCGGCATGGCCGGTGGCATCGGTGGCTTCCTGCTGGCAGCGGGGCTGGGCGTGCTCAAGCAGCAGACGGGCAGCTACACGCCAGGGATGTGGCTGTTCGCGCTGTGCGCATTCGGCGGCTGGGGGTTGCTGGCCTGGGTCAAGCGCGAGTGGCGCAGCCAGTGGGTGGCGGGCGCTGGCGCGGCGCGGGTCTGAGAACAAGCGTGTTCCGTCGCGGACTGCATGCCGTTTTTCATCCACACCGTTTCTCCTTCCCGTTGCCTGCATGCAGCCGGCAACAGCTGATGGCCTCCTCCCTTCCCAGCATCGCGCAAGGAATTTCCCCGATGAACAAGCCCCGCCTGGTGGTGATCGGTAACGGCATGGCCGGCATCCGCA
Proteins encoded in this window:
- a CDS encoding MFS transporter, which translates into the protein MFASFLYFDLSFMVWYLLGPLQVPIAEALGLDTQQRAFMVAVPILCGAVLRLFLGMLADRIGAKRVGVLAQLAVIASLLGAWQLGIHSLGQVVLLGGLLGIAGASFAIALPLASRWYPPEHQGTAMGIAGAGNSGTVLAALFAPMLAAAFGYRSVFGLACIPMVLALLVFIFAAREAPVPVARKQWADYGRVLVGNRDSWRFMLFYAITFGGFSGFASALPGYFHDRFDFDARSAGWATAACVLAGSMMRPLGGMIADRIGGTRSLLGVYLLVALLVLVAGAGVGGAQVSLLLFVLTLLCLGAGNGAVFQLVPQRFGSEIGVMTGLIGMAGGIGGFLLAAGLGVLKQQTGSYTPGMWLFALCAFGGWGLLAWVKREWRSQWVAGAGAARV